From one Acipenser ruthenus chromosome 21, fAciRut3.2 maternal haplotype, whole genome shotgun sequence genomic stretch:
- the LOC117428402 gene encoding paired amphipathic helix protein Sin3a-like isoform X2, which translates to MKRRLDEQDPVFASQQRRLASSTESFQHRVLAPAPAVYEAVSENMQPTTGIQYSVPQGYQVSPAVDTGTLWIQVPTVAQSSSSHGHTPGTAVHSGGHHHPPTVPPHSGQVVQSHPHAPTPTAPVQGQQQFQRLKVEDALSYLDQVKLQFGSQPQVYNDFLDIMKEFKSQSIDTPGVISRVSQLFKGHPDLIMGFNTFLPPGYKIEVQTNDLVNVTTPGQIHHITPHGIQVQQLPLPQPPQHQPPPPAPATPAAAPPAAQPTPAKISKPLQSPALTPTSQSNPSIPPYASPRSPPVQPHTPVSGTPASAPPLQNNQPVEFNHAINYVNKIKNRFQGQPDIYKAFLEILHTYQKEQRNAKEAGGNYTPALTEQEVYAQVARLFKNQEDLLSEFGQFLPDANSSVFNFLFPQLLSKTTAEKVEAVRNDHGGTVKKPQLNNNKQRPNQNGCQIRRHSGSGATPVKKPKLLGLKDQSQTEASKHGVGTESLFFEKVRKALRSAEAYENFLRCLVIFNQEVISRTELVQLVSPFLGKFPELFTWFKNFLGYKESSHIESFPKERATEGIAMEIDYASCKRLGSSYRALPKSYQQPKCTGRTPLCKEVLNDTWVSFPSWSEDSTFVSSKKTQYEEHIYRCEDERFELDVVLETNLATMRVLETVQKKLSRMSAEEQAKFRLDNTLGGSSEVIHRKAIQRIYGEKAPDIIDGLKKNPAVSVPIVLKRLKTKEEEWREAQRGFNKIWRELNEKYYLKSLDHQGINFKQNDTKVLRSKTLLNEIESIYDERQEQASEDNAIPLTGPHMTRSYEDKQILEDAASLIIHHVKRQTGIQKEDKYKIKQVIYHFIPDLLFAQRGELSDVEEEEEAEMELDEGNDKKHNGVASGGGGGGSPTKSKLMFSNTNAQKLRGSEEAYNLFYVNNNWYIFLRLHQILCCRLLHIYGQAEKQIEEDCRERDWEREVLGLKRDKNDNPAIQLRLKEPMDIEVEDYYSAFLEMVRNLLDGNMDASQYEDTLREMFTIHAYMAFTMDKLIQSIVRQLQHIVSDEICVQVTELYLSESLNGATGGLLNTQSSRASSEVAYQRKGEQLMSDENCFKLMFFQDRGQVHHTIELLDTEEENSDEPAEAERWSDYVERYVNSDSTSPELREHLAQKPVFLPRNLRRIRKYQRGREQQEKEGKEGSGKKSVENVENLDKMECKFKLNSYKMVYVFKSEDYMYRRTALLRAHQSHERVSKRLHQRFQAWVDKWAKEHVTHEMAANTSKWLMGEDLEGLLPCTTTCNKEILHFMSINKYRVKYGATFKAP; encoded by the exons ATGAAGAGGCGATTGGATGAACAGGATCCGGTTTTTGCGTCTCAGCAGCGTCGCCTTGCAAGCAGCACGGAAAGCTTCCAGCACCGTGTGCTGGCACCAGCGCCGGCAGTGTACGAGGCAGTGTCAGAGAACATGCAGCCCACCACTGGCATCCAGTACTCCGTCCCTCAGGGGTACCAGGTAAGCCCTGCAGTGGACACCGGGACCCTTTGGATCCAG GTACCGACAGTGGCCCAGAGCTCCAGTAGCCATGGGCACACCCCAGGGACAGCTGTGCATAGCGGGGGGCATCACCACCCCCCAACCGTACCACCCCACAGTGGGCAGGTAGTGCAGAGCCACCCCCATGCCCCCACACCCACCGCCCCTGTGCAGGGCCAGCAGCAGTTCCAGAGGCTCAAG GTTGAAGATGCTCTGTCCTACTTGGACCAGGTGAAGTTACAGTTTGGGAGTCAGCCCCAAGTTTACAATGACTTTCTTGACATAATGAAGGAGTTTAAATCACAAAG CATTGATACTCCAGGGGTGATCAGCAGAGTCTCTCAGCTCTTCAAGGGCCACCCAGACCTGATTATGGGCTTCAACACTTTCCTGCCTCCGGGTTATAAAATAGAGGTGCAGACTAATGACCTTGTGAACGTTACCACACCAGGGCAGATCCATCACATCACCCCACATGGCATCCAGGTGCAACAACTGCCCTTACCCCAaccaccacagcaccagcccCCGCCCCCAGCACCAGCCACTCCTGCTGCAGCACCTCCCGCTGCCCAGCCCACACCAGCAAAAATCAGCAAG CCCCTGCAGTctccagccctgacccctaccagCCAGTCCAATCCGTCCATCCCCCCCTACGCCTCCCCACGGTCCCCACCAGTGCAGCCCCACACACCCGTCAGCGGTACTCCCGCCAGCGCCCCGCCACTGCAGAACAACCAGCCCGTGGAGTTCAACCACGCCATCAACTACGTGAACAAGATTAAGAACCGCTTCCAGGGTCAGCCTGACATCTACAAAGCCTTCCTGGAGATACTGCACACTTACCAG AAGGAACAGCGCAATGCAAAGGAAGCAGGTGGGAATTACACCCCAGCGCTGACGGAGCAGGAAGTCTATGCACAGGTAGCCCGTCTCTTTAAAAATCAGGAGGACCTTCTCTCAGAGTTTGGACAGTTCCTGCCAGATGCCAACAGCTCTGTG TTTAATTTCCTTTTCCCACAGCTGTTAAGTAAGACGACAGCAGAGAAGGTAGAGGCTGTGCGAAACGACCACGGTGGCACTGTAAAGAAACCCCAGCTCAACAATAACAAGCAGAGACCCAACCAGAACGGCTGTCAGATCCGCCGGCACTCTGGAAGTGGTGCCACTCCTGTTAAG AAGCCCAAGCTCCTGGGCCTGAAGGATCAGTCCCAGACTGAGGCTAGTAAGCATGGTGTTGGAACAGAGTCCCTCTTCTTTGAAAAG GTCCGGAAAGCGCTCCGCAGTGCAGAGGCATATGAGAACTTCCTGAGGTGCCTTGTAATCTTCAACCAGGAAGTTATCTCCCGGACCGAGCTGGTGCAGTTGGTGTCGCCGTTTTTAGG GAAGTTCCCAGAACTGTTCACCTGGTTCAAGAATTTCCTTGGGTACAAAGAGTCATCCCACATCGAGAGCTTCCCCAAAGAGCGGGCCACAGAGGGCATTGCCATGGAGATAGACTACGCATCCTGTAAGAGACTGGGCTCCAGCTACAGGGCTCTCCCCAAGAGCTACCAGCAGCCCAAATGTACTGGAAGGACCCCACTGTGCAAGGAG GTTTTGAATGATACGTGGGTGTCATTCCCATCCTGGTCTGAGGACTCCACCTTTGTGAGCTCAAAGAAGACCCAGTATGAGGAACACATTTACAGATGTGAGGATGAGAGATTTGAG CTGGATGTAGTCTTAGAAACGAACCTGGCCACGATGCGCGTGCTGGAGACAGTCCAGAAGAAGCTCTCCCGAATGTCTGCGGAGGAACAGGCGAAATTCCGACTGGACAACACGCTGGGCGGCTCCTCCGAGGTTATCCACCGCAAGGCCATCCAGAGGATATATGGCGAGAAGGCGCCTGACATCATCGACGGGCTGAAGAAGAACCCAGCCGTGTCCGTCCCCATTGTACTGAAGAG gtTAAAAACAAAGGAAGAAGAGTGGAGGGAAGCCCAGCGAGGTTTCAATAAGATTTGGAGGGAACTTAATGAGAAATATTATCTGAAATCCCTGGACCACCAGGGCATTAACTTCAAACAGAATGACACCAAGGTGCTGCGCTCCAAGACGCTGCTCAATGAAATCGAGAGTATCTATGATGAG CGGCAAGAGCAAGCATCAGAGGATAATGCCATTCCACTGACGGGACCTCACATGACGCGATCTTACGAAGACAAGCAGATCCTGGAGGATGCTGCCTCCCTCATCATCCATCACGTCAAGAGGCAGACTGGCATCCAGAAGGAGGACAAGTACAAGATCAAGCAGGTCATCTACCACTTCATCCCAGACCTGCTGTTTGCACAGCGAGGGGAGCTCTCCGAcgtggaggaggaagaggaggcagAGATGGAGCTGGATGAAGGCAACGACAAGAAGCACAACGGGGTGGCgtcaggagggggaggagggggcagCCCCACCAAGTCCAAGCTGATGTTCAGTAACACTAACGCTCAGAAGCTTCGGGGCTCGGAAGAGGCCTACAACCTTTTCTATGTCAACAACAACTGGTACATCTTTCTGCGGCTGCACCAGATCCTGTGCTGCAGGCTGCTGCACATCTATGGACAGGCAGAGAAGCAGATTGAGGAAGACTGCCGTGAGAGGGACTGGGAAAGGGAGGTGCTTGGTCTCAAACGGGACAAGAACGATAACCCTGCCATCCAGCTCAGACTCAAAGAGCCCA tGGATATTGAAGTGGAGGATTATTACTCTGCGTTCCTGGAGATGGTGAGAAACTTGCTGGATGGGAACATGGATGCGTCTCAGTATGAGGATACTCTGCGGGAGATGTTCACCATCCACGCTTACATGGCATTCACCATGGACAAGCTCATCCAGAGCATTGTCAGACAG CTCCAGCACATAGTAAGTGATGAGATCTGTGTACAGGTGACCGAACTGTACCTCTCGGAGAGTTTAAATGGTGCCACAGGGGGTCTCCTGAACACACAGTCATCCAGAGCTAGCTCGGAGGTGGCCTACCAACGCAAAGGAGAGCAGCTCATGTCTGATGAGAACTGTTTCAAG CTGATGTTTTTCCAGGACAGAGGGCAGGTGCATCACACTATCGAGCTACTGGACACAGAGGAGGAGAACTCCGACGAGCCTGCAGAGGCTGAG CGCTGGTCAGATTATGTAGAGCGATATGTGAACTCCGACTCTACCTCCCCGGAGCTGCGAGAACATCTAGCACAGAAGCCTGTGTTTCTCCCAAG GAACCTGCGACGGATACGAAAGTATCAGAGAGGACGGGAGCAACAGGAGAAAGAGGGCAAGGAAGGAAGTGGGAAAAAGTCAGTGGAGAATGTGGAGAATCTGGACAAGATGGAGTGCAAGTTCAAGCTCAATTCATACAAGATGGTGTATGTGTTCAAATCAGAGGATTACATGTACCGGAGGACAGCCCTGCTCAGGGCTCACCAG TCCCACGAAAGGGTCAGCAAGAGGCTGCACCAGCGTTTTCAGGCCTGGGTGGACAAGTGGGCAAAGGAGCATGTGACCCATGAGATGGCAGCCAACACCAGCAAGTGGCTGAT
- the LOC117428402 gene encoding paired amphipathic helix protein Sin3a-like isoform X3, with the protein MKRRLDEQDPVFASQQRRLASSTESFQHRVLAPAPAVYEAVSENMQPTTGIQYSVPQGYQVSPAVDTGTLWIQVPTVAQSSSSHGHTPGTAVHSGGHHHPPTVPPHSGQVVQSHPHAPTPTAPVQGQQQFQRLKVEDALSYLDQVKLQFGSQPQVYNDFLDIMKEFKSQSIDTPGVISRVSQLFKGHPDLIMGFNTFLPPGYKIEVQTNDLVNVTTPGQIHHITPHGIQVQQLPLPQPPQHQPPPPAPATPAAAPPAAQPTPAKISKPLQSPALTPTSQSNPSIPPYASPRSPPVQPHTPVSGTPASAPPLQNNQPVEFNHAINYVNKIKNRFQGQPDIYKAFLEILHTYQKEQRNAKEAGGNYTPALTEQEVYAQVARLFKNQEDLLSEFGQFLPDANSSVLLSKTTAEKVEAVRNDHGGTVKKPQLNNNKQRPNQNGCQIRRHSGSGATPVKKKPKLLGLKDQSQTEASKHGVGTESLFFEKVRKALRSAEAYENFLRCLVIFNQEVISRTELVQLVSPFLGKFPELFTWFKNFLGYKESSHIESFPKERATEGIAMEIDYASCKRLGSSYRALPKSYQQPKCTGRTPLCKEVLNDTWVSFPSWSEDSTFVSSKKTQYEEHIYRCEDERFELDVVLETNLATMRVLETVQKKLSRMSAEEQAKFRLDNTLGGSSEVIHRKAIQRIYGEKAPDIIDGLKKNPAVSVPIVLKRLKTKEEEWREAQRGFNKIWRELNEKYYLKSLDHQGINFKQNDTKVLRSKTLLNEIESIYDERQEQASEDNAIPLTGPHMTRSYEDKQILEDAASLIIHHVKRQTGIQKEDKYKIKQVIYHFIPDLLFAQRGELSDVEEEEEAEMELDEGNDKKHNGVASGGGGGGSPTKSKLMFSNTNAQKLRGSEEAYNLFYVNNNWYIFLRLHQILCCRLLHIYGQAEKQIEEDCRERDWEREVLGLKRDKNDNPAIQLRLKEPMDIEVEDYYSAFLEMVRNLLDGNMDASQYEDTLREMFTIHAYMAFTMDKLIQSIVRQLQHIVSDEICVQVTELYLSESLNGATGGLLNTQSSRASSEVAYQRKGEQLMSDENCFKLMFFQDRGQVHHTIELLDTEEENSDEPAEAERWSDYVERYVNSDSTSPELREHLAQKPVFLPRNLRRIRKYQRGREQQEKEGKEGSGKKSVENVENLDKMECKFKLNSYKMVYVFKSEDYMYRRTALLRAHQSHERVSKRLHQRFQAWVDKWAKEHVTHEMAANTSKWLMGEDLEGLLPCTTTCNKEILHFMSINKYRVKYGATFKAP; encoded by the exons ATGAAGAGGCGATTGGATGAACAGGATCCGGTTTTTGCGTCTCAGCAGCGTCGCCTTGCAAGCAGCACGGAAAGCTTCCAGCACCGTGTGCTGGCACCAGCGCCGGCAGTGTACGAGGCAGTGTCAGAGAACATGCAGCCCACCACTGGCATCCAGTACTCCGTCCCTCAGGGGTACCAGGTAAGCCCTGCAGTGGACACCGGGACCCTTTGGATCCAG GTACCGACAGTGGCCCAGAGCTCCAGTAGCCATGGGCACACCCCAGGGACAGCTGTGCATAGCGGGGGGCATCACCACCCCCCAACCGTACCACCCCACAGTGGGCAGGTAGTGCAGAGCCACCCCCATGCCCCCACACCCACCGCCCCTGTGCAGGGCCAGCAGCAGTTCCAGAGGCTCAAG GTTGAAGATGCTCTGTCCTACTTGGACCAGGTGAAGTTACAGTTTGGGAGTCAGCCCCAAGTTTACAATGACTTTCTTGACATAATGAAGGAGTTTAAATCACAAAG CATTGATACTCCAGGGGTGATCAGCAGAGTCTCTCAGCTCTTCAAGGGCCACCCAGACCTGATTATGGGCTTCAACACTTTCCTGCCTCCGGGTTATAAAATAGAGGTGCAGACTAATGACCTTGTGAACGTTACCACACCAGGGCAGATCCATCACATCACCCCACATGGCATCCAGGTGCAACAACTGCCCTTACCCCAaccaccacagcaccagcccCCGCCCCCAGCACCAGCCACTCCTGCTGCAGCACCTCCCGCTGCCCAGCCCACACCAGCAAAAATCAGCAAG CCCCTGCAGTctccagccctgacccctaccagCCAGTCCAATCCGTCCATCCCCCCCTACGCCTCCCCACGGTCCCCACCAGTGCAGCCCCACACACCCGTCAGCGGTACTCCCGCCAGCGCCCCGCCACTGCAGAACAACCAGCCCGTGGAGTTCAACCACGCCATCAACTACGTGAACAAGATTAAGAACCGCTTCCAGGGTCAGCCTGACATCTACAAAGCCTTCCTGGAGATACTGCACACTTACCAG AAGGAACAGCGCAATGCAAAGGAAGCAGGTGGGAATTACACCCCAGCGCTGACGGAGCAGGAAGTCTATGCACAGGTAGCCCGTCTCTTTAAAAATCAGGAGGACCTTCTCTCAGAGTTTGGACAGTTCCTGCCAGATGCCAACAGCTCTGTG CTGTTAAGTAAGACGACAGCAGAGAAGGTAGAGGCTGTGCGAAACGACCACGGTGGCACTGTAAAGAAACCCCAGCTCAACAATAACAAGCAGAGACCCAACCAGAACGGCTGTCAGATCCGCCGGCACTCTGGAAGTGGTGCCACTCCTGTTAAG AAGAAGCCCAAGCTCCTGGGCCTGAAGGATCAGTCCCAGACTGAGGCTAGTAAGCATGGTGTTGGAACAGAGTCCCTCTTCTTTGAAAAG GTCCGGAAAGCGCTCCGCAGTGCAGAGGCATATGAGAACTTCCTGAGGTGCCTTGTAATCTTCAACCAGGAAGTTATCTCCCGGACCGAGCTGGTGCAGTTGGTGTCGCCGTTTTTAGG GAAGTTCCCAGAACTGTTCACCTGGTTCAAGAATTTCCTTGGGTACAAAGAGTCATCCCACATCGAGAGCTTCCCCAAAGAGCGGGCCACAGAGGGCATTGCCATGGAGATAGACTACGCATCCTGTAAGAGACTGGGCTCCAGCTACAGGGCTCTCCCCAAGAGCTACCAGCAGCCCAAATGTACTGGAAGGACCCCACTGTGCAAGGAG GTTTTGAATGATACGTGGGTGTCATTCCCATCCTGGTCTGAGGACTCCACCTTTGTGAGCTCAAAGAAGACCCAGTATGAGGAACACATTTACAGATGTGAGGATGAGAGATTTGAG CTGGATGTAGTCTTAGAAACGAACCTGGCCACGATGCGCGTGCTGGAGACAGTCCAGAAGAAGCTCTCCCGAATGTCTGCGGAGGAACAGGCGAAATTCCGACTGGACAACACGCTGGGCGGCTCCTCCGAGGTTATCCACCGCAAGGCCATCCAGAGGATATATGGCGAGAAGGCGCCTGACATCATCGACGGGCTGAAGAAGAACCCAGCCGTGTCCGTCCCCATTGTACTGAAGAG gtTAAAAACAAAGGAAGAAGAGTGGAGGGAAGCCCAGCGAGGTTTCAATAAGATTTGGAGGGAACTTAATGAGAAATATTATCTGAAATCCCTGGACCACCAGGGCATTAACTTCAAACAGAATGACACCAAGGTGCTGCGCTCCAAGACGCTGCTCAATGAAATCGAGAGTATCTATGATGAG CGGCAAGAGCAAGCATCAGAGGATAATGCCATTCCACTGACGGGACCTCACATGACGCGATCTTACGAAGACAAGCAGATCCTGGAGGATGCTGCCTCCCTCATCATCCATCACGTCAAGAGGCAGACTGGCATCCAGAAGGAGGACAAGTACAAGATCAAGCAGGTCATCTACCACTTCATCCCAGACCTGCTGTTTGCACAGCGAGGGGAGCTCTCCGAcgtggaggaggaagaggaggcagAGATGGAGCTGGATGAAGGCAACGACAAGAAGCACAACGGGGTGGCgtcaggagggggaggagggggcagCCCCACCAAGTCCAAGCTGATGTTCAGTAACACTAACGCTCAGAAGCTTCGGGGCTCGGAAGAGGCCTACAACCTTTTCTATGTCAACAACAACTGGTACATCTTTCTGCGGCTGCACCAGATCCTGTGCTGCAGGCTGCTGCACATCTATGGACAGGCAGAGAAGCAGATTGAGGAAGACTGCCGTGAGAGGGACTGGGAAAGGGAGGTGCTTGGTCTCAAACGGGACAAGAACGATAACCCTGCCATCCAGCTCAGACTCAAAGAGCCCA tGGATATTGAAGTGGAGGATTATTACTCTGCGTTCCTGGAGATGGTGAGAAACTTGCTGGATGGGAACATGGATGCGTCTCAGTATGAGGATACTCTGCGGGAGATGTTCACCATCCACGCTTACATGGCATTCACCATGGACAAGCTCATCCAGAGCATTGTCAGACAG CTCCAGCACATAGTAAGTGATGAGATCTGTGTACAGGTGACCGAACTGTACCTCTCGGAGAGTTTAAATGGTGCCACAGGGGGTCTCCTGAACACACAGTCATCCAGAGCTAGCTCGGAGGTGGCCTACCAACGCAAAGGAGAGCAGCTCATGTCTGATGAGAACTGTTTCAAG CTGATGTTTTTCCAGGACAGAGGGCAGGTGCATCACACTATCGAGCTACTGGACACAGAGGAGGAGAACTCCGACGAGCCTGCAGAGGCTGAG CGCTGGTCAGATTATGTAGAGCGATATGTGAACTCCGACTCTACCTCCCCGGAGCTGCGAGAACATCTAGCACAGAAGCCTGTGTTTCTCCCAAG GAACCTGCGACGGATACGAAAGTATCAGAGAGGACGGGAGCAACAGGAGAAAGAGGGCAAGGAAGGAAGTGGGAAAAAGTCAGTGGAGAATGTGGAGAATCTGGACAAGATGGAGTGCAAGTTCAAGCTCAATTCATACAAGATGGTGTATGTGTTCAAATCAGAGGATTACATGTACCGGAGGACAGCCCTGCTCAGGGCTCACCAG TCCCACGAAAGGGTCAGCAAGAGGCTGCACCAGCGTTTTCAGGCCTGGGTGGACAAGTGGGCAAAGGAGCATGTGACCCATGAGATGGCAGCCAACACCAGCAAGTGGCTGAT